Part of the Planctomycetota bacterium genome, CCACGGGCCTCGAGGTCGAATCCCTCCGGCAACACGTCGCCACAGGCACAATCGTTGTCCTGGATGTCCGGGACGAAGCGTCCTTCCGGCGCGGCCATATCCCGAACGCCCTGCACGCTCCCGATTCGAGCCCCGGCCGCCTCGCCGTCGAAGCGACGCGCCACCCGCGGGTGGCGCTGGTGTGCGACACGGGCAAGATGAGCGCCCTCATCGCCCGAACGCTTAAGGTCGCCGGAACCGCCGATCCGTGCTACCTCGTGGGAGGTCTCCGCGCCTGGGCCGCCGCGGGCCTGGACCTCACGCAGATCGCGGAGGACGGCCGGAAACATCGGCGGTCCCC contains:
- a CDS encoding rhodanese-like domain-containing protein, which codes for MTFASPPAMCETPKSPSPLPAPQSRRWLPPTGLEVESLRQHVATGTIVVLDVRDEASFRRGHIPNALHAPDSSPGRLAVEATRHPRVALVCDTGKMSALIARTLKVAGTADPCYLVGGLRAWAAAGLDLTQIAEDGRKHRRSPETRLERTTRRIRPVAGSLNRRVLFASLAGSAAVLGMALLWALAGRT